The Acidobacteriota bacterium genome contains a region encoding:
- a CDS encoding NAD(P) transhydrogenase subunit alpha has translation MKVSIPKETRSDERRVALAPDTVKKLVASGFSVVVEAEAGLEAGFPDAEFTAAGAVVQRDRAALLAEADVLACVNRPDPADVAQLRKGAAVIGFLRPLDEPEELRPFLDAGVTAFAMELVPRTTRAQSMDALSSMATIAGYKAVLIAAVRLPKMFPLLMTAAGTVPPAKVVVVGAGVAGLMAIATARRLGANVEAYDVRQAAGEEVRSLGARFLDVDLGGIQTQDAGGYAVELSPEALKRGRDLVAARVKDADLVITTAQVPGRKAPLMLDEDAVRGMKAGAVIVDLAAPTGGNTALTRPGENTLVNGVAILAPLNLAATVPLHASQLYARNVAAFLKLLVGEGGALTVNLSDDVVAGACAVHDGKAVNPRVAALLAPAAPAGASR, from the coding sequence ATGAAGGTATCCATTCCGAAGGAGACGCGCTCCGACGAGCGGCGCGTCGCCCTGGCCCCCGACACCGTCAAGAAGCTCGTTGCGTCCGGATTCTCCGTCGTCGTCGAGGCCGAAGCGGGCCTCGAGGCCGGCTTCCCCGACGCCGAATTCACCGCCGCCGGCGCCGTTGTGCAGCGAGACCGGGCGGCGCTCCTCGCCGAGGCCGACGTTCTCGCCTGCGTGAATCGGCCGGACCCGGCCGATGTCGCCCAGCTCCGGAAGGGCGCCGCGGTCATCGGCTTCCTCCGGCCGCTGGACGAGCCGGAAGAGCTTCGTCCCTTCCTCGACGCCGGCGTCACCGCCTTCGCGATGGAGCTCGTCCCGCGGACGACGCGCGCACAGTCGATGGACGCGCTCTCGTCCATGGCGACGATCGCCGGCTACAAGGCCGTCCTCATCGCCGCCGTGCGCCTCCCGAAGATGTTTCCACTCCTCATGACCGCCGCCGGCACCGTCCCACCCGCGAAGGTCGTCGTGGTGGGCGCGGGCGTCGCGGGTCTCATGGCGATTGCCACGGCGCGACGCCTCGGCGCGAACGTCGAGGCGTACGACGTCCGCCAGGCGGCGGGCGAGGAGGTCCGCTCCCTCGGCGCACGCTTCCTCGACGTCGACCTCGGCGGCATCCAGACGCAGGACGCCGGCGGCTACGCCGTCGAGCTCTCGCCCGAGGCGCTCAAACGCGGACGGGACCTCGTCGCCGCGCGCGTGAAGGACGCCGACCTCGTGATCACCACCGCGCAGGTCCCCGGCCGCAAGGCGCCTCTCATGCTCGACGAAGACGCCGTCCGCGGGATGAAGGCCGGCGCCGTCATCGTCGATCTCGCCGCACCTACGGGCGGCAATACGGCGCTCACACGGCCGGGCGAGAACACCCTCGTGAACGGCGTCGCGATCCTCGCGCCGCTGAACCTCGCGGCCACGGTGCCGCTCCACGCCAGCCAGCTCTACGCGCGAAACGTCGCCGCGTTCCTCAAGCTCCTCGTGGGCGAGGGCGGGGCGCTCACCGTCAACCTGAGCGACGACGTCGTGGCCGGCGCCTGCGCCGTTCACGACGGCAAAGCCGTGAATCCCCGCGTCGCCGCGCTCCTTGCGCCGGCCGCGCCTGCCGGAGCCTCCCGATGA